One Pantoea trifolii DNA segment encodes these proteins:
- the ampD gene encoding 1,6-anhydro-N-acetylmuramyl-L-alanine amidase AmpD, with protein MKLEEGWITSARKVPSPHFNQRPNDEVPSLLVIHNISLPPGEFGGPWIDRLFTGTLPADAHPYFADIAHLRVAAHCLIRRDGELVQYVSFDQRAWHAGVSQFEGRESCNDFSMGIELEGTDTLPYTDAQYATLQQVTHLLLQHYPLTPARITGHSDIAPERKTDPGSSFDWLRYKESIRQENP; from the coding sequence ATGAAACTGGAAGAGGGCTGGATTACCAGCGCGCGTAAAGTACCTTCACCACACTTCAATCAGCGTCCAAATGATGAAGTGCCCTCGCTGTTGGTGATTCACAACATCAGCTTACCGCCCGGTGAGTTTGGCGGGCCGTGGATCGATCGGTTGTTTACCGGCACGTTGCCTGCCGATGCGCATCCCTATTTTGCGGACATCGCCCATTTACGCGTGGCGGCGCACTGTTTAATCCGCCGCGACGGCGAGCTGGTGCAATATGTCTCTTTCGATCAGCGCGCCTGGCACGCCGGCGTGTCGCAGTTTGAAGGACGTGAAAGCTGCAACGATTTTTCCATGGGCATTGAACTGGAAGGCACTGATACGCTGCCCTATACCGATGCGCAGTACGCGACTTTGCAACAGGTGACTCACCTCCTGCTGCAGCACTATCCGTTGACGCCTGCGCGCATCACCGGCCATAGCGATATCGCACCAGAGCGGAAAACCGATCCCGGTTCCTCTTTTGACTGGTTGCGCTATAAAGAATCCATCAGGCAGGAGAATCCCTGA
- the ampE gene encoding beta-lactamase regulator AmpE, with translation MTLFSLLLVLGWERLFKLGEHWQLDHRLEPLFRGRQRFSLLRTLMMTVIAMLIVWLVVWSLKGILFGVAQLLFWIVVGLLCIGAGSVRLHYHSYLKAASHDDEAAHQAMAAELTLIHGVPVECSEREFLRELQNALIWINFRFYLAPLFWFVVGGPYGPVLLVGYAFLRAWQSWLAKHHSPLERSQSGVDRLLHVLDWIPVRLAGVAYALLGHGERALPAWFAALGDLHRPQYQVLTSLAQFSLARDPHMDKVETPRVAVALAKRISLVLVVVVALLTIYGTLV, from the coding sequence ATGACGTTGTTTAGCTTGTTATTAGTTTTAGGTTGGGAACGCCTGTTTAAGTTGGGTGAGCATTGGCAACTGGACCATCGGCTGGAGCCGCTGTTTCGTGGCCGCCAGCGTTTTTCCCTGCTGCGCACGCTGATGATGACAGTGATAGCGATGCTGATCGTTTGGCTGGTGGTGTGGAGCCTGAAAGGCATTCTGTTTGGCGTGGCGCAACTGTTGTTCTGGATTGTGGTGGGATTACTGTGTATCGGCGCGGGTTCGGTGCGACTGCACTATCACAGCTATCTCAAAGCGGCGAGTCATGACGATGAAGCGGCGCATCAGGCGATGGCGGCCGAACTGACGCTGATTCACGGTGTGCCGGTCGAGTGCAGCGAGCGCGAATTCCTGCGAGAACTGCAAAACGCGCTGATTTGGATTAACTTCCGCTTCTATCTTGCGCCGCTGTTCTGGTTTGTGGTCGGTGGACCTTACGGCCCGGTGCTGCTGGTGGGTTATGCGTTCCTGCGCGCCTGGCAGAGCTGGCTGGCTAAGCATCATTCGCCGCTGGAGCGCTCGCAGTCAGGCGTTGATCGTCTGCTGCATGTGCTGGACTGGATCCCGGTGCGTTTGGCCGGCGTGGCTTATGCGTTGCTCGGCCACGGCGAACGTGCGTTACCCGCCTGGTTTGCCGCGTTGGGCGATCTGCATCGCCCGCAATATCAGGTGCTGACCAGCCTGGCGCAATTCTCGCTGGCACGCGATCCGCACATGGATAAAGTCGAAACGCCACGGGTTGCGGTGGCGTTGGCAAAGCGCATCTCTCTGGTGCTGGTGGTAGTGGTCGCGCTGTTGACGATCTACGGCACGCTGGTGTGA
- a CDS encoding glycoside hydrolase family 43 protein, producing the protein MSWPNPFITQRADPFILRHADGYYFIASVPEYDRLEIRYASTLAGLIEAEAVTVWHKPDTGPFSALIWAPELHHINGQWVIYFAAAPTRAIKDGLFQHRMYALVCNDADPLSGNWQPCRRVHTPIDAFSLDATYFQHQGKHWYLWAQKDPAIPGNSNLYLAELLNPWTLKSAPLMLSRPEYEWECAGFSVNEGPAVIQHGDKLFVTYSASATDENYCLGILSIDVLADPLNISAWHKSARPVFATSWDNQQYGPGHNSFTVDETGRAVLVYHARNYTEIEGDPLWDPNRHTRLKYFDWREDGTPDFGVPPADHTSVP; encoded by the coding sequence ATGAGCTGGCCCAATCCTTTTATTACTCAACGCGCCGATCCCTTTATTCTGCGTCATGCCGATGGCTACTATTTTATCGCCTCGGTGCCGGAATATGACCGACTGGAGATTCGCTATGCCTCGACGCTGGCTGGCCTGATTGAGGCAGAAGCGGTAACGGTGTGGCACAAACCGGATACCGGCCCGTTTAGCGCGCTGATCTGGGCGCCGGAGCTGCATCATATCAACGGGCAATGGGTAATCTATTTCGCCGCCGCACCGACGCGTGCGATAAAAGATGGCCTGTTCCAGCACCGCATGTATGCGCTGGTGTGCAACGATGCCGATCCGCTGAGCGGTAACTGGCAACCCTGCCGCCGCGTGCATACGCCCATCGACGCTTTCTCACTGGATGCCACCTACTTCCAGCATCAAGGCAAACACTGGTATCTGTGGGCGCAAAAAGATCCGGCGATTCCCGGAAATTCCAACCTGTATCTTGCCGAGTTGCTCAATCCGTGGACGTTGAAAAGCGCCCCGCTGATGTTGAGCCGACCGGAGTATGAATGGGAGTGCGCGGGATTCAGCGTCAACGAAGGACCGGCGGTAATTCAGCATGGCGACAAGCTGTTTGTCACCTATTCCGCCAGCGCGACTGATGAAAATTATTGCCTGGGAATATTAAGCATTGATGTGTTAGCCGATCCGCTCAACATCAGCGCCTGGCATAAGTCCGCGCGGCCGGTATTTGCCACCAGCTGGGATAATCAGCAATACGGACCAGGACACAACAGCTTTACGGTAGATGAAACGGGAAGAGCGGTGCTGGTGTATCACGCGCGCAATTACACCGAAATCGAGGGCGATCCGCTGTGGGATCCGAATCGCCATACGCGTTTGAAATACTTCGACTGGCGCGAAGACGGCACTCCAGATTTCGGCGTGCCGCCCGCCGATCACACCAGCGTGCCGTAG
- a CDS encoding glycoside-pentoside-hexuronide (GPH):cation symporter produces MKGAALSFREKLGYGMGDAGCNMIGGAIMLFLNYFYTDVFGLAPALVGTLLLSVRVLDAVTDPIMGAIADRTQSRWGRFRPWLLWVSVPYVLFSVLMFTTPEWSYDNKVIWAFVTYFLMSLTYTAINIPYCSLGGVITNDPGERVSCQSYRFVMVGIATLILSLSLLPMAEWFGGDNKARGYQLAMSVLALIGLVMFLFCFATVRERIRPATPSNDDLKQDLRDVWKNDQWVRILLLTFCNVCPGFIRMAATMYYVTWVMGQSTHFATLFISLGVIGMMCGSTLAKILTDRWCKLKVFFWTNIALALFSCGFYWIDPHATVAVVIAYFLLNILHQIPSPLHWSLMADVDDYGEWKTGKRITGMSFSGNLFFLKVGLAVAGAMVGFLLSIYGYDAGAKQQAPNAINGIMLLFTVIPGVGYLITAGVVRLMKVDRNLMRTIQADLALRRAHSHHESPIASSATAQPGEIK; encoded by the coding sequence ATGAAAGGAGCAGCCCTCTCGTTCAGAGAGAAACTGGGATATGGCATGGGCGATGCCGGATGCAACATGATTGGCGGTGCCATCATGTTGTTCCTCAATTATTTCTACACTGATGTATTCGGTTTAGCCCCGGCGCTGGTCGGCACGCTGTTGCTCTCGGTGCGCGTACTCGATGCGGTTACTGATCCGATCATGGGCGCGATTGCCGACCGCACGCAAAGCCGCTGGGGCCGTTTCCGCCCGTGGCTGCTGTGGGTTTCCGTGCCTTACGTGCTGTTCAGCGTGTTGATGTTTACCACGCCGGAGTGGAGTTACGACAACAAGGTCATCTGGGCGTTTGTCACCTACTTCCTGATGTCACTCACTTACACCGCCATCAACATTCCTTACTGCTCGCTGGGCGGCGTGATTACCAACGATCCGGGTGAGCGCGTTTCCTGTCAGTCTTATCGCTTTGTGATGGTGGGTATTGCCACGCTGATCCTCTCACTTTCGCTGCTGCCGATGGCCGAATGGTTTGGCGGCGACAACAAAGCGCGCGGCTATCAACTGGCGATGAGCGTGCTGGCGCTGATTGGTTTGGTGATGTTCCTGTTCTGCTTTGCCACGGTGCGCGAGCGCATTCGACCTGCCACGCCAAGCAACGATGATTTGAAACAAGACCTGCGCGACGTATGGAAAAACGATCAGTGGGTGCGCATTCTGCTGCTGACCTTCTGCAACGTCTGCCCCGGTTTCATCCGCATGGCCGCCACCATGTATTACGTCACCTGGGTGATGGGGCAATCAACGCACTTTGCCACGCTGTTTATCAGCCTTGGCGTGATCGGCATGATGTGCGGCAGCACGCTGGCGAAAATCCTCACCGATCGCTGGTGCAAGCTCAAGGTGTTCTTCTGGACCAACATCGCGCTGGCGCTGTTCTCCTGCGGCTTCTATTGGATTGATCCGCACGCCACGGTTGCGGTGGTGATCGCCTACTTCCTGCTGAATATCCTGCATCAAATTCCGTCGCCGCTGCATTGGTCGCTAATGGCCGACGTGGATGATTACGGCGAATGGAAAACCGGCAAACGCATCACCGGCATGAGCTTCTCCGGCAACCTGTTCTTCCTCAAAGTGGGATTGGCGGTTGCAGGGGCGATGGTCGGTTTCCTGCTGTCAATTTACGGTTACGATGCGGGCGCAAAACAGCAGGCACCCAACGCCATCAATGGCATCATGCTGCTGTTCACGGTGATTCCGGGCGTCGGATATCTGATCACCGCCGGCGTAGTGCGTTTAATGAAAGTGGATCGCAACTTAATGCGTACGATTCAGGCCGATCTGGCGCTGCGCCGTGCCCATTCACACCACGAATCCCCTATCGCGTCCTCTGCGACTGCGCAACCTGGAGAGATCAAATGA
- the aroP gene encoding aromatic amino acid transporter AroP yields the protein MEQQHGDTLHRGLKNRHIQLIALGGAVGTGLFLGSASVIKSAGPAVILGYAIAGFIAFLIMRQLGEMVVEEPVAGSFSHFAYKYWGNFAGFASGWNYWVLYVLVAMAELTAVGKYVQFWWPDFPTWATAAIFFVLINAINLTNVKVFGEMEFWFAIIKVVAVIGMILFGGWLLFSGNGGPQASVSNLWNQGGFLPHGMTGLVMMMAIIMFSFGGLELVGITAAEADNPQESIPKATNQVLWRILIFYIGSLAVLLSLLPWTRVTADTSPFVLIFHELGDAFVANALNVVILTAALSVYNSCVYCNSRMLFGLAQQGNAPKALLKVDSRGVPVATILVSAVATLLCVLINYLMPGEAFGLLMALVVSALVINWAMISLAHLKFRKKKDQQGVTTRFKAVLYPLGNWICLVFLAGVLVIMLMTPGMAISVWLIPVWLVILAIGYTIKNKLQKA from the coding sequence ATGGAACAACAGCATGGCGACACGCTGCATCGCGGCTTAAAGAATCGCCATATTCAGCTGATTGCGCTGGGCGGAGCCGTAGGTACTGGTCTGTTTCTGGGCAGCGCATCAGTGATTAAATCGGCCGGTCCGGCCGTGATTCTCGGTTACGCGATCGCCGGTTTTATTGCCTTTCTGATTATGCGCCAGCTGGGCGAAATGGTAGTTGAAGAGCCGGTTGCCGGCAGCTTCAGCCACTTCGCCTACAAATACTGGGGCAACTTCGCCGGTTTCGCCTCGGGCTGGAACTACTGGGTGCTGTATGTGCTGGTGGCGATGGCTGAGTTGACCGCCGTCGGTAAATACGTGCAGTTCTGGTGGCCAGATTTCCCCACCTGGGCCACGGCTGCCATCTTCTTTGTGCTGATCAACGCTATCAACCTGACCAACGTAAAAGTGTTTGGTGAAATGGAGTTCTGGTTCGCGATTATCAAAGTGGTCGCGGTCATCGGCATGATCCTGTTTGGTGGCTGGTTGCTGTTTAGCGGCAACGGCGGCCCACAAGCGAGCGTCAGCAATCTGTGGAATCAGGGCGGCTTCCTGCCACACGGTATGACCGGATTGGTGATGATGATGGCGATCATCATGTTCTCCTTTGGTGGTTTAGAGCTGGTGGGCATCACTGCCGCAGAAGCCGACAATCCACAAGAGAGCATTCCGAAAGCCACCAATCAGGTGCTGTGGCGTATCCTGATTTTCTATATCGGTTCACTGGCGGTGCTGCTGTCGCTGCTGCCGTGGACGCGCGTAACGGCGGATACCAGCCCGTTCGTGCTGATCTTCCATGAGCTGGGCGATGCTTTTGTGGCCAACGCGCTGAACGTGGTGATCCTGACGGCGGCGCTGTCGGTCTACAACAGCTGCGTTTACTGCAACAGCCGCATGCTGTTCGGCCTGGCGCAACAGGGCAACGCGCCGAAAGCACTGCTGAAAGTTGACAGCCGTGGCGTGCCGGTCGCGACCATTCTGGTCTCAGCCGTAGCGACCCTGCTGTGTGTCCTGATCAACTACCTGATGCCGGGCGAAGCCTTTGGCCTGCTGATGGCGCTGGTGGTCTCTGCGCTGGTGATCAACTGGGCGATGATCAGCCTTGCGCACCTGAAATTCCGTAAGAAGAAAGACCAGCAAGGTGTGACCACGCGCTTTAAAGCGGTGCTCTATCCGCTGGGTAACTGGATCTGCCTGGTGTTCCTCGCCGGTGTGCTGGTGATCATGCTGATGACGCCGGGTATGGCGATTTCGGTCTGGCTGATTCCGGTTTGGCTGGTGATTCTGGCTATCGGTTACACCATCAAGAACAAACTACAGAAAGCGTAA
- the pdhR gene encoding pyruvate dehydrogenase complex transcriptional repressor PdhR, which translates to MAYSKIRQPKLSDAIEQQLESLIMEGTLQPGEKLLPERELAKQFDVSRPSLREAIQSLEAKGLLLRRQGGGTFVQKNLWQSLSDPLVGLLAEHPESQFDLLETRHALEGVAAYYAALRGTDEDLQRIRDCHLNIQQAQDSGDLDAEADAVMKYQIAVTEAAHNVVLLHLLRSMGPMLEQNVRQNFELLYARREMLAKVSGHRASIYEAIVAREPEQAREASHRHLAFIEEILLDRSREQSRRERSLRRLQQRKE; encoded by the coding sequence ATGGCCTACAGTAAAATTCGCCAACCCAAGCTCTCCGATGCGATTGAGCAGCAGCTGGAATCCCTCATTATGGAAGGGACGCTCCAGCCGGGTGAAAAACTGCTCCCTGAGCGTGAACTGGCGAAACAGTTTGATGTCTCACGTCCATCCCTGCGCGAAGCAATTCAGAGCCTGGAAGCCAAAGGCCTGCTGCTACGTCGTCAGGGTGGCGGCACCTTCGTCCAAAAAAATCTCTGGCAAAGCCTGAGCGACCCGCTGGTCGGTCTGCTTGCTGAACATCCAGAATCTCAGTTTGACCTGCTGGAAACCCGCCACGCGCTGGAAGGCGTTGCTGCTTATTATGCGGCACTGCGGGGAACCGATGAAGATCTGCAGCGCATCCGTGACTGCCATCTTAACATTCAGCAGGCACAGGACAGCGGCGATCTCGACGCAGAGGCCGATGCAGTAATGAAGTATCAGATCGCTGTCACAGAAGCGGCCCATAATGTGGTGCTGCTGCATCTGCTGCGTTCCATGGGCCCTATGCTGGAACAAAACGTCCGTCAGAATTTTGAATTGCTCTACGCTCGTCGGGAAATGCTGGCGAAAGTGAGCGGTCACCGCGCCAGTATCTACGAGGCGATTGTGGCGCGTGAGCCAGAACAGGCACGCGAGGCATCCCATCGTCACCTGGCGTTCATTGAGGAAATCTTGCTGGATAGAAGTCGGGAGCAGAGTCGTCGTGAACGCTCCCTGCGTCGTTTACAGCAACGTAAGGAATAA